In a single window of the Micromonospora inositola genome:
- a CDS encoding sensor histidine kinase, with amino-acid sequence MTIRGLLGPLVHRSTWRRAVFLLLGGVLALPYALLAAAFAQLLTNDDVPRPLAIGLLLVAAVIAAVPVFLSGSRALEIAAARALLEVDLPEPAAGHPIDRETRLRSALWIALHLVTGGLVLFAAISAFPMALVFIAQQFGIDTGQAEGDAVGPLTGRHPGWLTLTGVVLLVGLGYAVAGLGALAASMAPVLLGPSHGERLAALEARATRLAERNRLARELHDSVGHALTVATLQAGAARQLLDADPEFARRALRAIEETSRHAMDDLDHVLGLLRESETGARAPAGTAPQRTLSQLDRLVADTRAAGLAVESRVTGAVGELPSAVSREGYRIVQEGLTNAARHGRGPVTLRVDVRPATAPGPGAASDAPSWSCRSLEIELVNGLHGTTGPGRGGRGLDGMRERVLLLGGRLTAGPDDGRWRVEVHLPVPRSGTR; translated from the coding sequence GTGACGATCCGCGGGCTGTTGGGGCCGCTGGTGCACCGGAGCACCTGGCGGCGCGCCGTGTTCCTGCTGCTGGGCGGGGTGCTCGCGCTGCCGTACGCGCTACTCGCGGCGGCCTTCGCCCAGTTGCTGACCAACGACGACGTACCCCGGCCGCTGGCCATCGGGCTGCTGCTGGTGGCCGCGGTCATCGCGGCCGTGCCGGTCTTCCTGAGCGGGAGCCGGGCGCTGGAGATCGCCGCCGCCCGGGCGTTGCTCGAGGTCGACCTGCCGGAACCGGCGGCGGGCCACCCGATCGACCGGGAGACCCGGCTGCGCTCCGCGCTCTGGATCGCCCTGCACCTGGTCACCGGGGGTCTGGTGCTGTTCGCGGCGATCAGCGCCTTCCCGATGGCGCTGGTCTTCATCGCCCAGCAGTTCGGCATCGACACCGGGCAGGCGGAGGGCGACGCGGTCGGCCCGCTGACCGGGCGGCACCCGGGCTGGCTGACCCTGACCGGGGTGGTGCTGCTGGTCGGGCTGGGGTACGCCGTGGCCGGGCTGGGCGCGCTCGCCGCGTCGATGGCGCCGGTGCTGCTCGGCCCGTCCCACGGGGAGCGGCTCGCCGCCCTGGAGGCCCGGGCCACCCGGCTCGCCGAGCGGAACCGCCTGGCCCGAGAGCTGCACGACTCCGTCGGGCACGCGCTGACCGTGGCGACGCTCCAGGCCGGCGCCGCCCGGCAGTTGCTCGACGCCGACCCGGAGTTCGCCCGCCGGGCGCTGCGCGCGATCGAGGAGACCAGCCGGCACGCCATGGACGACCTGGACCACGTGCTCGGGCTGCTCCGGGAGAGTGAGACGGGGGCACGGGCACCGGCCGGCACCGCGCCACAGCGCACCCTGAGCCAGCTGGACCGGCTGGTCGCCGACACCCGGGCCGCCGGCCTGGCGGTGGAGTCGCGGGTCACCGGGGCGGTCGGGGAGTTGCCGTCGGCGGTCTCCCGGGAGGGGTACCGGATCGTCCAGGAGGGGCTGACCAACGCGGCCCGGCACGGCCGCGGCCCGGTGACGCTGCGGGTCGACGTGCGCCCGGCAACGGCTCCAGGTCCCGGCGCGGCGTCAGACGCGCCGAGCTGGAGTTGTCGGAGTCTGGAGATCGAGCTGGTCAACGGCCTGCACGGCACGACCGGACCGGGGCGGGGCGGACGCGGCCTGGACGGCATGCGGGAGCGGGTGCTGCTGCTCGGCGGGCGGCTGACCGCCGGCCCGGACGACGGGCGCTGGCGGGTGGAGGTACACCTGCCGGTGCCCCGGAGCGGGACGCGGTGA
- a CDS encoding GlxA family transcriptional regulator: protein MTLAPHRIAVLAVDQVVGLDLGTPSQVFGTARTGDLAQLYTVDTCTPGGRPVRSTAGFQVLPDHGLELVETADTVVVPGIHGGPPMTDGTLDPDVAAALQAAHQRGARIMSICTGAFVLAAAGLLDGRRATTHWAYASLFRRLHPDVDLDPEVLFIDDGVLTSAGVAAGIDLCLHVIRTDHGSEVANRAARRCVMPPWRDGGQAQYIERPVPRAVVTGTAATREWARQRLHEPVALRDLAAHARMSVRTFTRHFRSETGLSPAQWLLQQRTEHARLLLETTDLTVDQVARHAGFGTTAALRQHFHHRLGVAPATYRRTFRHTS, encoded by the coding sequence ATGACCCTCGCCCCGCACCGGATCGCGGTGCTCGCCGTCGACCAGGTGGTCGGCCTCGACCTCGGCACCCCGTCCCAGGTCTTCGGCACCGCCCGCACCGGCGACCTGGCGCAGCTCTACACCGTCGACACCTGCACCCCGGGCGGTCGGCCGGTCCGCAGCACCGCCGGCTTCCAGGTCCTCCCCGACCACGGGCTGGAACTGGTCGAGACCGCCGACACGGTGGTCGTCCCGGGCATCCACGGCGGTCCCCCAATGACCGACGGCACGCTCGACCCGGACGTCGCGGCGGCACTCCAGGCGGCCCACCAGCGGGGCGCCCGGATCATGTCGATCTGCACCGGAGCCTTCGTGCTGGCCGCCGCCGGGCTCCTCGACGGCCGTCGGGCCACCACCCACTGGGCGTACGCCAGCCTGTTCCGCCGGCTGCACCCGGACGTCGACCTGGACCCGGAGGTGCTCTTCATCGACGACGGGGTGCTCACCTCGGCCGGGGTGGCCGCCGGCATCGACCTCTGCCTGCACGTCATCCGCACCGACCACGGCAGCGAGGTGGCCAACCGGGCGGCGCGGCGCTGCGTGATGCCGCCGTGGCGGGACGGCGGCCAGGCCCAGTACATCGAGCGGCCGGTCCCCCGGGCGGTGGTGACGGGCACCGCGGCGACCCGGGAATGGGCCCGGCAACGGCTGCACGAGCCGGTCGCGCTGCGCGACCTGGCCGCGCACGCCCGGATGAGCGTACGCACCTTCACCCGGCACTTCCGCTCGGAGACCGGGCTGAGCCCGGCGCAGTGGCTGCTCCAGCAGCGCACCGAGCACGCCCGGCTGCTGCTGGAGACCACCGACCTGACGGTCGACCAGGTGGCCCGCCACGCCGGCTTCGGCACCACCGCCGCCCTGCGCCAGCACTTCCACCACCGCCTCGGCGTCGCCCCCGCCACCTACCGCCGCACCTTCCGCCACACCTCCTGA
- a CDS encoding sigma 54-interacting transcriptional regulator, which produces MIWSEAGGRVTDRASVGRVTAPNQVSPVPPADLPGTLGELRASGHHYRTVKQEIRDNLLARMRAGEDRFPGIVGYEDTVLPEVERALLAGHDMVLLGERGQGKTRLIRSLGALLDEWTPVIPGSVLNEHPLHPLTPASRALVAEAGDDLPIGWLHRSMRYGEKLATPDTSVGDLIGDVDPIRIAQGRTLGDPETIHFGLVPRTNRGIFAVNELPDLAERIQVALLNVLEERDIQVRGYQLRLPLDLLLVASANPEDYTNRGRIITPLKDRFGAEVRTHYPVDLELELALIRQEAGLVAEVPEHVLEVLARFARAVRESPSVDPRSGVSARFAIAAAETVAAAALRRAGLLAAAPAAEGVRAEAPVARVGDAVSVTSTLRGKVEFESGEEGREIEVLAHLLRTATAETFRARLAGLDLSGFTGLVAEGTVIETGELVSSAELLRQVGPVDGLAKVLDRLGLGDAPTPEEAAAGVEFVLEGLHLTRRLGKDVTESGRTVYGGRG; this is translated from the coding sequence ATGATCTGGTCCGAAGCGGGCGGCCGGGTGACCGACCGCGCTAGCGTTGGCCGGGTGACTGCGCCCAACCAGGTTTCCCCGGTCCCGCCCGCCGACCTGCCCGGCACGCTCGGCGAACTGCGGGCGTCCGGCCATCACTACCGCACGGTCAAGCAGGAGATCCGCGACAACCTTCTCGCCCGGATGCGCGCCGGCGAGGACCGCTTCCCCGGCATCGTCGGCTACGAGGACACGGTGTTGCCGGAGGTCGAGCGGGCCCTGCTCGCCGGCCACGACATGGTGCTGCTCGGCGAGCGCGGCCAGGGCAAGACCCGGCTGATCCGCTCGCTCGGCGCGCTGCTCGACGAGTGGACCCCGGTCATCCCCGGCTCGGTGCTCAACGAGCACCCGCTGCACCCGCTCACCCCGGCCTCCCGCGCGCTGGTCGCCGAGGCCGGTGACGACCTGCCGATCGGCTGGCTGCACCGCTCGATGCGGTACGGCGAGAAGCTGGCTACCCCGGACACCAGCGTCGGCGACCTGATCGGCGACGTGGACCCGATCCGGATCGCCCAGGGGCGCACCCTCGGCGACCCGGAGACCATCCACTTCGGACTGGTGCCGCGCACCAACCGCGGTATCTTCGCCGTCAACGAGCTGCCCGACCTGGCCGAACGCATCCAGGTGGCGCTGCTGAACGTGCTGGAGGAGCGGGACATCCAGGTCCGCGGCTACCAGCTGCGGCTGCCGCTGGACCTGCTCCTGGTGGCCAGCGCCAACCCGGAGGACTACACCAACCGGGGCCGGATCATCACTCCGCTCAAGGACCGCTTCGGCGCGGAGGTCCGCACCCACTACCCCGTCGACCTGGAGCTGGAGCTGGCGCTGATCCGGCAGGAGGCCGGCCTGGTCGCCGAGGTGCCGGAGCACGTGCTGGAGGTGCTGGCCCGGTTCGCCCGCGCGGTCCGCGAGTCGCCGTCGGTGGATCCGCGCTCCGGCGTCTCCGCCCGGTTCGCCATCGCCGCCGCCGAGACGGTCGCCGCCGCCGCGCTGCGCCGCGCCGGCCTGCTCGCCGCAGCTCCCGCTGCCGAGGGGGTACGCGCCGAGGCGCCCGTCGCCCGGGTCGGTGACGCCGTCTCCGTCACCTCCACCCTGCGTGGCAAGGTGGAGTTCGAGAGCGGCGAGGAGGGCCGGGAGATCGAGGTGCTGGCCCACCTGCTGCGCACCGCCACCGCCGAGACGTTCCGGGCCCGGCTCGCCGGGCTGGACCTGTCCGGGTTCACCGGGCTGGTCGCCGAGGGCACTGTGATCGAGACCGGGGAGCTGGTCTCCTCGGCCGAGCTGCTGCGCCAGGTCGGTCCGGTGGACGGGCTGGCCAAGGTCCTCGACCGGCTCGGGCTGGGTGACGCGCCCACCCCGGAGGAGGCCGCCGCCGGGGTCGAGTTCGTCCTGGAGGGGCTGCACCTGACCCGCCGGCTCGGCAAGGACGTCACCGAGTCGGGTCGCACCGTCTACGGCGGCCGGGGCTGA
- a CDS encoding MFS transporter, with the protein MTRYRRLHPAWSVAAVAFVALVGAAGFRATPGVLLHPLHAEFRWPLATISAAVSVNLMLYGLTAPFAAALMDRFGIRRVVAGALVLVALGSGLTVFMTASWQLILCWGVLVGLGTGSMALAFVATVTGRWFVHRRGLVTGVLTAGGAAGQLVFLPLVAVLVRDHGWRVAALVVAGAALAVVPLVVWLLREHPADLGLPAYGATEVAPPTPPAGGAAARAVGALAQAARTRPFWLLAGGFAICGATTNGLVGTHFVPAAHDHGMPETTAAGLLALVGLFDIVGTVASGWLTDRMDSRLLLGIYYALRGASLLMLPALFAGTAEPSMLVFIVFYGLDWVATVPPTVALCREYFGASGAVVFGWVFAAHQVGAAIAATGAGLVRDRLGDYALAWYVAGALSIGAAGLSLLLRRRGPVAVPVPPIPAAVPAGPRAWSYRG; encoded by the coding sequence GTGACCCGATACCGCCGTCTCCACCCGGCCTGGTCCGTCGCCGCCGTCGCCTTCGTGGCGCTGGTCGGCGCGGCCGGCTTCCGCGCCACGCCCGGGGTGCTGCTGCACCCGCTGCACGCCGAATTCCGCTGGCCGCTGGCGACCATCTCCGCCGCCGTCTCGGTCAACCTCATGCTGTACGGGCTGACCGCGCCCTTCGCCGCCGCGCTGATGGACCGCTTCGGCATCCGCCGGGTGGTGGCCGGCGCGCTGGTGCTGGTGGCCCTCGGCAGCGGGCTGACCGTCTTCATGACCGCGAGCTGGCAGCTGATCCTCTGCTGGGGCGTCCTCGTCGGGCTGGGTACCGGGTCGATGGCGCTGGCCTTCGTGGCGACCGTGACCGGGCGCTGGTTCGTCCACCGGCGGGGCCTGGTGACGGGGGTGCTGACCGCGGGCGGGGCCGCCGGGCAACTGGTCTTCCTGCCGCTGGTCGCCGTGCTGGTCCGCGACCACGGGTGGCGGGTGGCGGCGCTCGTCGTCGCCGGGGCCGCCCTGGCGGTCGTACCGCTGGTGGTCTGGCTGCTGCGCGAGCACCCGGCGGACCTCGGGCTGCCGGCCTACGGCGCGACCGAGGTGGCGCCCCCGACGCCGCCGGCCGGCGGCGCGGCGGCCCGGGCGGTCGGCGCGCTGGCCCAGGCCGCCCGGACCCGGCCGTTCTGGCTGCTCGCCGGCGGCTTCGCCATCTGCGGCGCGACCACCAACGGCCTGGTCGGCACGCATTTCGTGCCGGCCGCGCACGACCACGGCATGCCGGAGACGACCGCCGCCGGGCTGCTCGCCCTGGTCGGGCTCTTCGACATCGTCGGCACGGTGGCCTCCGGCTGGCTCACCGACCGGATGGACAGCCGGCTGCTGCTCGGCATCTACTACGCGCTGCGCGGCGCGTCGCTGCTGATGCTGCCCGCCCTCTTCGCCGGCACCGCCGAGCCGAGCATGCTGGTCTTCATCGTCTTCTACGGCCTGGACTGGGTGGCCACCGTGCCGCCCACGGTGGCGCTGTGCCGGGAATACTTCGGCGCCTCCGGCGCGGTGGTCTTCGGCTGGGTCTTCGCCGCCCACCAGGTCGGCGCGGCGATCGCCGCCACCGGCGCCGGACTGGTCCGCGACCGGCTCGGCGACTACGCCCTGGCCTGGTACGTGGCCGGCGCGCTGTCGATCGGCGCGGCCGGGCTCTCGCTGCTGTTGCGCCGGCGGGGGCCGGTCGCCGTCCCGGTGCCGCCGATCCCGGCCGCCGTGCCGGCCGGGCCCCGCGCCTGGAGCTACCGGGGCTGA
- a CDS encoding FUSC family protein, which produces MKPSRWVSVRRSAFDTTGPGRLRHRIRVAAPLIVQCALMAGVAWWISQSLFGHGTPIFAATAALICLTGGMGGRGRQAVDLFVGVLAGVLVGEGVSALHTGNEFWLIAPAIALAMSIAALVDPRPLTYIQAGAAVLIVVAVGASSSPLDYLVDAAVGGLVGLLGSQVLFSPDPVKLVEAPVREILRDTADALRTAAEALRGGSVAQARVGCEHARDAHARLGELAGARAAARRVTGRTVRGRRRLARLRRADRPLDDVDVLVAAVLLLCDDVQTRLARAASPATDPLPARLTELADGVAELAALPLPAMAPAMTAPPDHHRRSATPTPPTQYPPTTEVHLHAARTALHHLHPPPPTP; this is translated from the coding sequence GTGAAGCCCTCCCGCTGGGTGTCGGTCCGCCGATCGGCGTTCGACACCACCGGACCCGGCCGGCTGCGGCACCGGATCCGGGTGGCCGCGCCGCTGATCGTCCAGTGCGCGCTGATGGCCGGCGTCGCGTGGTGGATCTCCCAGTCGCTCTTCGGCCACGGGACGCCGATCTTCGCCGCCACCGCCGCGCTGATCTGCCTGACGGGCGGGATGGGCGGCCGGGGGCGGCAGGCCGTCGACCTGTTCGTCGGGGTGCTGGCCGGTGTCCTGGTCGGGGAGGGCGTGAGCGCGCTGCACACCGGCAACGAGTTCTGGTTGATCGCGCCGGCGATCGCGCTGGCCATGTCGATCGCCGCGCTCGTCGACCCCCGGCCGTTGACCTACATCCAGGCCGGCGCCGCCGTGCTGATCGTGGTGGCGGTGGGGGCGTCGAGTTCCCCGTTGGACTACCTGGTGGACGCCGCCGTGGGCGGTCTGGTCGGGCTCCTCGGCAGCCAGGTGCTGTTCAGCCCGGACCCGGTGAAGCTGGTCGAGGCACCCGTCCGGGAGATCCTGCGGGACACGGCGGACGCCCTGCGTACCGCGGCCGAGGCGCTGCGCGGGGGCTCGGTGGCGCAGGCGCGGGTCGGCTGCGAACACGCCCGGGACGCGCACGCCCGGCTCGGGGAGCTGGCCGGGGCCCGCGCCGCGGCCCGGCGGGTCACCGGTCGCACCGTACGAGGCCGGCGGCGGTTGGCCCGGCTGCGGCGGGCCGACCGTCCGCTCGACGACGTCGACGTGCTGGTCGCCGCCGTCCTGCTGCTCTGCGACGACGTGCAGACCCGACTGGCCCGGGCCGCGTCGCCGGCGACCGATCCACTGCCGGCCCGGCTGACCGAGCTGGCCGACGGGGTGGCCGAGCTGGCCGCCCTGCCGCTACCGGCCATGGCGCCCGCGATGACCGCCCCTCCCGACCACCACCGACGATCCGCCACCCCCACGCCCCCCACCCAGTACCCCCCGACCACCGAGGTCCACCTCCACGCCGCCCGCACCGCCCTCCACCACCTCCACCCCCCACCCCCCACCCCCTGA
- a CDS encoding response regulator transcription factor, translated as MTIDVLIVDDDELIRVGLRAIIDAQPDLRVVGEAADGAEVPPLVAKLRPRVVLMDVRMPAIDGIQATRQLLATSADPPRILVITTFANDQYVYDALRAGASGFLLKRARPAEVVEAVRVVANGESLLFPAAIRQLAGAYGGRGGDGLRAARLTEREAEVLRLMATGLSNTEIAAHLVVGTETVKTHVGNVLTKLGVRDRTQAVIAAYESGFVVPTG; from the coding sequence GTGACCATCGACGTGCTGATCGTCGACGACGACGAGCTGATCCGGGTCGGGCTGCGGGCGATCATCGACGCCCAGCCGGACCTGCGGGTGGTCGGGGAGGCCGCCGACGGCGCCGAGGTGCCGCCCCTGGTGGCGAAGCTGCGCCCCCGGGTGGTGCTGATGGACGTCCGGATGCCGGCAATCGACGGCATCCAGGCCACCCGGCAACTGCTCGCCACCTCGGCCGACCCGCCCCGGATCCTGGTGATCACCACCTTCGCCAACGACCAGTACGTCTACGACGCGCTGCGCGCCGGGGCCAGTGGCTTCCTGCTCAAGCGGGCCCGTCCCGCCGAGGTGGTCGAGGCGGTCCGGGTGGTCGCCAACGGGGAGTCGCTGCTCTTCCCGGCGGCGATCCGGCAGCTCGCCGGCGCGTACGGCGGGCGGGGCGGGGACGGGCTGCGGGCGGCCCGGCTCACCGAGCGGGAGGCGGAGGTGCTCCGGCTGATGGCCACCGGCCTGTCCAACACCGAGATCGCCGCGCACCTGGTGGTCGGGACCGAGACGGTGAAGACGCACGTCGGCAACGTGCTGACCAAGCTCGGCGTCCGGGACCGCACCCAGGCGGTCATCGCCGCGTACGAGTCGGGCTTCGTCGTCCCTACCGGCTGA
- a CDS encoding hemerythrin domain-containing protein encodes MDDITALILDDHAAFRRGFARLDDARDDAELLAIWDALALHLDIHAEAEEAILYPHLVKHGDDGEDETEDAVGDHNKIRDAIAEAKKHPVGSDQWWAAVWTARRENSEHLAEEEDEALPDFRRHAGAELRAELGSRWLKFYGEHKNGRNLRFQDKDPGKYVDEHR; translated from the coding sequence ATGGACGACATCACCGCCCTCATCCTCGACGACCACGCCGCCTTCCGGCGCGGCTTCGCCCGGCTCGACGACGCCCGGGACGACGCCGAGCTGCTGGCGATCTGGGACGCGCTCGCGCTGCACCTGGACATCCACGCCGAGGCGGAGGAGGCGATCCTCTACCCGCACCTGGTGAAGCACGGCGACGACGGCGAGGACGAGACCGAGGACGCGGTCGGCGACCACAACAAGATCCGGGACGCGATCGCCGAGGCCAAGAAGCATCCGGTCGGCTCCGACCAGTGGTGGGCGGCGGTGTGGACGGCCCGCCGGGAGAACAGCGAGCACCTGGCCGAGGAGGAGGACGAGGCGCTGCCCGACTTCCGCCGGCACGCCGGCGCCGAGCTGCGGGCGGAGCTGGGGTCGCGCTGGCTGAAGTTCTACGGCGAGCACAAGAACGGCCGGAACCTGCGCTTCCAGGACAAGGACCCGGGGAAGTACGTCGACGAGCACCGTTGA
- a CDS encoding VWA domain-containing protein, giving the protein MAGNRFRYGQWRGGPDPLAPPYDVRAAVDAVGAEVLNGGSLREALRDLLRRGPQGRGGLDELAARARRLRRDALRRGDLDGAVTRARALLDQALAAERDELRGRDGDDARFAEAVLDNLPRSTARAVEELSGYQWASDEARQTYQRILDGLRGEVLEQRFAGLRDAARAAADPAAQRQLAEMMRDLNDLLARHARAEDTTDAFAEFMRRHGEFFPEQPKDVDELVDVLARRAAAGERLMRSLSDRQREELAGLMRQSLGEQLAGELSALDAHLRALRPDLSWQRGERVRGDQPLGYGEATGALGEIAELDELLDQLDQEHAGATLDDVDVDAVARTLGRDAADDVRRLRELERELRRQGWVSRDADGLTLSPKALRRLAGTALRRVFADLTAGPRGQHDLRSAGAAGEVSGASRQWEYGDEQPLDVVRTLTRAVRRAGPTVPVQLDVSDFEVVETERRASAAVALCVDLSYSMISQGRWGPMKQTALALSHLVATRFPQDALQIVGFGREALPLTQQELAAVEPDMEQGTNLQHALRLAGRHLRRHPGAEPVVLVVTDGEPTAHLDPEDGEAYFHWPPLPETIEATIREVDKLTRYGATLNLFMLGDDPGLRRFVDAVARRSKGRMFTPDLDDLGEYVVSDYLRARHGRP; this is encoded by the coding sequence ATGGCCGGCAACCGGTTCCGGTACGGCCAGTGGCGCGGCGGGCCCGACCCGCTCGCCCCGCCGTACGACGTGCGCGCCGCGGTGGACGCGGTCGGCGCCGAGGTGCTGAACGGCGGCAGCCTCCGGGAGGCGCTGCGCGACCTGCTGCGACGGGGCCCGCAGGGGCGGGGCGGCCTGGACGAGCTGGCCGCCCGGGCCCGGCGGCTGCGCCGCGACGCGCTGCGCCGGGGCGACCTGGACGGGGCGGTGACCCGGGCCCGGGCCCTGCTCGACCAGGCGCTCGCCGCCGAGCGGGACGAGCTGCGCGGCCGCGACGGCGACGACGCCCGCTTCGCCGAGGCGGTGCTGGACAACCTGCCCCGCTCGACGGCCCGGGCGGTGGAGGAGCTGTCCGGCTACCAGTGGGCCAGCGACGAGGCCCGGCAGACGTACCAGCGGATCCTCGACGGGCTCCGCGGCGAGGTGCTGGAGCAGCGCTTCGCCGGGCTGCGGGACGCGGCGCGGGCCGCCGCCGACCCGGCCGCCCAGCGGCAGCTCGCCGAGATGATGCGGGACCTCAACGACCTGCTGGCCCGGCACGCCCGCGCCGAGGACACCACCGACGCGTTCGCCGAGTTCATGCGCCGGCACGGCGAGTTCTTTCCGGAGCAGCCGAAGGACGTCGACGAGTTGGTCGACGTGCTGGCCCGCCGGGCGGCGGCCGGGGAGCGGCTGATGCGGTCGCTGTCCGACCGGCAGCGGGAGGAGCTGGCCGGCCTGATGCGCCAGTCGCTCGGCGAGCAGCTGGCCGGCGAGCTGTCCGCGCTCGACGCCCACCTGCGGGCGCTGCGGCCGGACCTGAGCTGGCAGCGCGGCGAGCGGGTCCGCGGTGACCAGCCGCTCGGCTACGGCGAGGCGACCGGGGCGCTCGGCGAGATCGCCGAGCTGGACGAGCTGCTGGATCAGCTCGATCAGGAGCACGCGGGCGCCACCCTGGACGACGTGGACGTCGACGCGGTGGCCCGGACGCTGGGCCGGGACGCCGCCGACGACGTACGCCGGCTGCGGGAGCTGGAACGGGAGCTGCGCCGGCAGGGCTGGGTGAGCCGGGACGCGGACGGGCTGACCCTGAGCCCGAAGGCGCTGCGTCGGCTCGCCGGCACCGCGCTGCGCCGGGTCTTCGCCGACCTGACCGCCGGGCCGCGCGGCCAGCACGACCTCCGTTCGGCGGGCGCCGCGGGCGAGGTCAGCGGGGCGTCCCGGCAGTGGGAGTACGGCGACGAGCAGCCCCTCGACGTGGTGCGCACCCTCACCCGCGCGGTACGCCGGGCCGGTCCCACGGTCCCGGTGCAGCTCGACGTCTCCGACTTCGAGGTGGTGGAGACCGAGCGCCGGGCGTCGGCGGCGGTGGCGCTCTGCGTGGACCTGTCGTACTCGATGATCTCGCAGGGGCGCTGGGGGCCGATGAAGCAGACGGCCCTCGCGCTGTCGCACCTGGTGGCGACCCGGTTCCCGCAGGACGCGTTGCAGATCGTCGGCTTCGGCCGGGAGGCGCTGCCGCTGACCCAGCAGGAGCTGGCGGCGGTGGAACCGGACATGGAGCAGGGCACCAACCTCCAGCACGCGCTCCGGCTGGCCGGCCGGCACCTCCGCCGGCACCCGGGCGCCGAGCCGGTGGTCCTGGTGGTCACCGACGGCGAACCCACCGCCCACCTCGACCCGGAGGACGGCGAGGCGTACTTCCACTGGCCGCCGCTGCCGGAGACGATCGAGGCGACCATCCGCGAGGTGGACAAGCTCACCCGCTACGGCGCCACGCTCAACCTGTTCATGCTCGGCGACGACCCGGGCCTGCGCCGCTTCGTCGACGCCGTGGCCCGCCGCTCCAAGGGTCGCATGTTCACCCCGGACCTGGACGACCTGGGCGAGTACGTCGTCAGCGACTACCTCCGCGCCCGCCACGGCCGCCCCTGA
- a CDS encoding FUSC family protein — translation MIRRPDRLTPTLRSALDAASPGPLRHRLRQAVPVIAQCSVTAGAAWWIAGSIFGHQAPVFAASAAVVCLAAGVGGRGRQAVDLLAGVLAGVAVGELFRLVGIGTGPWQTVLAVALAMVAAAIIDARPLAYIQSGAAVLFVLTLAPAGRSLGHLLDAAVGGALGLLGSQVLFSPDPLKLVAAPVREILHATADALRTAAEALGRNSSHLAATACDRARDAHARLGGLARARLTARRVTARTVRGHRRAARVRQVDDRLSDIDVLVAAALLLCENVRERIRTGEENAPDRLPDQLLGLAAGLDELAGRHLPAVGEVTADGVGPRGPARPAVGPRSGLERAGFDVHLHDATGALDRLRSATTAD, via the coding sequence GTGATCCGGCGTCCGGACCGGCTCACGCCGACCCTGCGTTCGGCGCTCGACGCCGCCAGCCCCGGGCCCCTGCGGCACCGGCTACGCCAGGCGGTGCCGGTGATCGCCCAGTGCTCGGTCACCGCCGGCGCCGCCTGGTGGATCGCCGGGTCGATATTCGGGCACCAGGCCCCGGTCTTCGCCGCATCCGCGGCGGTGGTGTGCCTGGCGGCCGGCGTGGGCGGGCGCGGCCGTCAGGCCGTCGACCTGCTCGCCGGCGTGCTGGCCGGGGTCGCGGTGGGGGAGCTGTTCCGGCTCGTCGGCATAGGGACCGGGCCGTGGCAGACCGTGCTGGCGGTCGCCCTGGCGATGGTGGCGGCCGCGATCATCGATGCCCGACCGCTGGCGTACATCCAGTCCGGTGCCGCCGTGCTGTTCGTGCTGACCCTCGCCCCGGCGGGGAGATCGCTGGGACATCTGTTGGACGCCGCGGTGGGCGGCGCGCTCGGCCTGCTCGGCAGCCAGGTGCTGTTCAGTCCCGATCCGCTGAAGCTGGTCGCGGCGCCGGTGCGGGAGATTCTGCACGCCACCGCCGACGCCCTGCGTACCGCCGCCGAGGCGCTCGGCCGCAACTCGTCGCACCTGGCGGCGACGGCCTGCGACCGGGCCCGGGACGCCCACGCCCGGCTCGGTGGGCTGGCCCGGGCGCGCCTGACGGCCCGGCGGGTGACCGCGCGGACGGTACGCGGGCACCGGCGCGCCGCCCGGGTGCGTCAGGTCGACGATCGGCTCAGCGACATTGATGTCCTGGTCGCCGCCGCCCTCCTGCTGTGCGAGAACGTGCGGGAGCGGATCAGGACGGGTGAGGAGAATGCCCCCGACCGGTTGCCTGATCAGCTCCTCGGCCTGGCCGCCGGACTGGACGAGCTGGCTGGGCGGCACCTTCCGGCGGTGGGCGAGGTGACGGCCGACGGGGTCGGGCCGCGAGGACCGGCGCGTCCCGCCGTGGGGCCCCGCTCCGGCCTGGAGCGGGCGGGGTTCGACGTGCACCTGCACGACGCCACGGGAGCGCTGGACCGGCTGCGCTCGGCGACCACGGCCGACTGA